A DNA window from Phycisphaerales bacterium AB-hyl4 contains the following coding sequences:
- a CDS encoding LacI family DNA-binding transcriptional regulator encodes MEGQLGGSYLDAILHGCLTYAEQAETSVVICRMSFEQVEKGEWPTALRRGQLDGVVLRGWWQQQVSSWLKENKVPCVLVDCDQYVSSLPQVQIENIQAMDSLVDYLTESGSKRFVTITGDMEHLNAQERLAGLQMALVRRGLTLPPDQIAVERGFDEASGQRGVQTLLSRNVGFDTLVCQNDLIAYGALQALKQAGLVVPDQVRLTGFDNMDVGHRFDVPIITVDPQPATLGREGVKLLLQTIEGDSLQPVHLRLPAKLVVRT; translated from the coding sequence ATGGAAGGCCAGCTTGGCGGTTCTTATCTGGATGCGATACTTCACGGGTGTTTGACGTATGCCGAGCAGGCTGAAACCAGTGTCGTCATTTGCCGTATGTCGTTTGAGCAAGTCGAAAAAGGCGAATGGCCAACGGCACTCAGGCGAGGTCAACTCGACGGCGTGGTATTGCGAGGCTGGTGGCAACAGCAAGTCTCGAGTTGGCTGAAAGAGAATAAGGTTCCCTGTGTGTTGGTGGACTGCGATCAGTACGTTTCGAGCCTGCCGCAGGTGCAGATCGAAAACATCCAGGCGATGGATAGCCTGGTGGATTATCTGACGGAATCCGGATCAAAGCGCTTCGTGACGATCACGGGGGATATGGAACACCTGAACGCACAGGAGCGGCTTGCTGGCCTTCAGATGGCGCTGGTGCGTCGAGGCCTGACGCTTCCGCCGGATCAGATTGCGGTCGAACGCGGCTTTGATGAAGCCAGCGGCCAACGGGGCGTGCAAACGCTGTTGAGCCGGAACGTCGGGTTCGACACGCTCGTGTGCCAGAATGATCTTATCGCCTACGGCGCACTGCAAGCCTTGAAGCAGGCCGGCCTCGTTGTGCCCGATCAGGTTCGGCTCACCGGGTTTGACAATATGGATGTCGGCCATCGATTCGACGTGCCGATCATCACCGTGGACCCCCAGCCCGCTACCTTGGGGCGAGAGGGCGTCAAGCTCCTTTTGCAGACAATTGAAGGCGATTCCCTTCAACCGGTGCATCTACGCCTGCCGGCAAAATTGGTGGTTCGAACGTAA